Proteins from one Pseudomonas grandcourensis genomic window:
- a CDS encoding TniQ family protein, translating into MNKLIFVPTPLTEESPHSLIKRAAQCHGFSTTGKLNGLCIGAQTFRSTSLTQNSDFAKLFVAEAGINGPRVLDGFYATIEKPKQRRRFVIGGIEIPITYLRLRTGAYCDGCFNEGWERQIRDLKFAEFCPYHQKKYLTHCQDCHMPVEWWHALDGKCRHCAKPLKCQSCTLEECRLERMLVELMRTRSQLDFDRLLTITRQLGYAPEKPTVPDATRRMIFLEAFSIMTDDSRAILEHLFKLHNLHPDVEKFWIATRLSLVTTPAAREASRIFLETKYKPLPNLAYCHAPFLLTLRQLRSALNTTAAQMAEIKKRTSFARRSIYSCFTVDDASTLANIANEFLLADGGRLPIPKKEMLSRAKASQILGVSVGALNSYVKYNLLKPYLGYKHAPFFFPSDIEKFSTRYEPFPSLAKITGMSTRRLCVALESMDIKITPSQSLKKSHWLIEKSDVDRVNHAITKKSKKPYQRTPLPSADFSKKPRTDYITIREAAKELQMVVDNVVAAIRINILKGACHGKKSCVLIPKTAIQKFKSKFMTATQAAKIIKVHCPQLNDLLYGLGVHAIIGPMVDGTPNYIYKAADIMRVAKLAEAEDPSEHFNYCSKYFAANRLHVSTETLLQLMETGFVKYIKGRMSAYFRPSWLNTFEENFIMPRELLKLAGLAPNMAVQMIDALKNIEITPIKLKTTDQSLHLFFRATIRDSRDKFFSQMAYLGKCTEYRTYLKHTKKPPPKGYSPLKDIISTYNISGTDISNLFIKFGFINTIVNNKIIYISSSDRKKCESILDNYCTCAMASKSTPGGYRKITNLLRSGILKNENPIPEQYTQTKLINRSKLKIYLDSLPPLSPQ; encoded by the coding sequence ATGAACAAGCTGATCTTCGTTCCCACTCCGCTCACCGAAGAAAGCCCACATAGCCTGATAAAACGTGCAGCGCAATGCCACGGCTTTTCGACTACTGGAAAACTTAACGGCCTATGCATTGGCGCGCAAACCTTTCGATCAACGTCGCTCACACAAAACTCAGATTTTGCAAAACTATTTGTTGCTGAGGCTGGAATCAATGGACCAAGAGTCCTGGATGGTTTCTATGCAACGATCGAAAAACCCAAGCAACGACGGCGTTTTGTTATTGGCGGCATAGAAATTCCGATCACTTATCTACGCCTGCGCACTGGCGCATATTGTGATGGCTGCTTCAATGAAGGCTGGGAACGCCAAATTCGGGATCTGAAATTCGCAGAATTTTGTCCTTATCATCAGAAAAAATATTTGACTCATTGCCAGGACTGCCACATGCCAGTCGAATGGTGGCACGCACTCGATGGAAAATGCAGACATTGTGCTAAACCATTGAAGTGTCAGTCCTGCACACTCGAGGAATGTCGACTAGAACGCATGCTGGTAGAACTTATGCGTACCCGCAGCCAACTCGATTTTGATCGGTTACTTACCATCACTCGTCAACTGGGCTACGCACCCGAAAAACCAACGGTGCCAGATGCGACTCGGCGAATGATATTCCTTGAGGCATTTTCCATCATGACCGATGACTCGCGGGCAATATTGGAGCATCTATTTAAATTACATAACCTGCATCCTGATGTTGAAAAATTCTGGATTGCAACGCGTTTGAGCCTGGTCACTACCCCTGCCGCGCGAGAGGCATCAAGAATCTTTTTGGAAACAAAATACAAACCCTTGCCTAATTTAGCTTATTGCCATGCTCCGTTCCTGCTGACGTTACGCCAACTCCGATCAGCTTTGAATACCACCGCCGCACAAATGGCCGAAATCAAGAAGCGTACGTCGTTTGCGCGAAGGTCGATATATTCTTGTTTTACAGTAGACGACGCCTCTACTCTCGCAAACATAGCGAACGAATTTTTATTAGCGGACGGCGGGCGCTTGCCTATTCCCAAGAAAGAAATGCTTAGCAGAGCAAAGGCTAGTCAGATATTAGGTGTCTCAGTTGGAGCATTAAACTCATATGTGAAATACAACTTACTAAAGCCATATCTAGGGTATAAGCATGCTCCGTTCTTTTTCCCTTCAGACATAGAGAAATTTTCAACTCGTTACGAGCCATTTCCGAGCCTTGCAAAAATAACCGGTATGTCAACACGCAGGCTATGCGTAGCACTTGAGTCGATGGACATTAAAATAACCCCGAGTCAAAGCCTTAAAAAAAGCCATTGGCTGATCGAAAAATCTGATGTCGATCGCGTTAATCATGCAATAACAAAAAAAAGTAAAAAACCCTACCAACGAACCCCCTTACCCTCCGCCGACTTTTCAAAAAAGCCACGGACTGACTACATTACGATACGTGAAGCAGCAAAGGAACTGCAAATGGTCGTAGACAATGTGGTTGCTGCCATACGGATAAATATACTGAAGGGGGCTTGTCACGGAAAAAAAAGCTGCGTTCTGATCCCTAAAACTGCAATACAGAAATTTAAAAGTAAATTCATGACAGCCACACAAGCTGCCAAAATTATAAAAGTCCACTGCCCACAACTAAATGACTTACTCTACGGCCTAGGAGTGCATGCGATCATTGGACCGATGGTAGATGGCACTCCGAATTACATCTATAAAGCAGCGGATATTATGCGGGTGGCAAAATTGGCAGAGGCGGAGGACCCAAGTGAGCATTTCAATTATTGCAGTAAATATTTCGCCGCAAATCGGCTGCACGTCTCAACTGAAACTTTATTACAGTTAATGGAAACTGGATTTGTAAAGTACATAAAAGGAAGGATGAGCGCCTACTTCAGACCTAGTTGGCTTAATACTTTTGAAGAAAATTTCATCATGCCAAGGGAACTCTTGAAGCTAGCAGGCTTGGCACCAAACATGGCCGTTCAAATGATCGATGCGCTTAAAAATATAGAAATAACCCCAATAAAACTAAAGACAACCGATCAATCCTTGCATCTGTTTTTCCGTGCAACTATACGTGATTCGCGCGATAAATTCTTTAGCCAAATGGCCTACCTGGGCAAATGCACAGAGTACAGGACCTATTTAAAGCATACGAAGAAACCTCCACCAAAAGGATACAGCCCGCTAAAAGACATCATCAGCACCTATAACATCTCAGGCACTGACATCTCAAATCTATTTATAAAATTCGGCTTTATCAACACCATAGTCAACAATAAGATAATATACATATCTAGTAGCGACAGAAAGAAATGTGAATCTATTTTGGACAACTACTGCACTTGCGCAATGGCTAGTAAGAGCACACCAGGCGGATACCGAAAAATTACAAACCTACTTCGCTCCGGCATACTAAAAAACGAGAATCCTATTCCAGAACAATACACCCAAACCAAGCTGATAAACAGGTCAAAACTGAAAATATATTTGGATTCCCTGCCCCCCCTCTCGCCCCAATGA
- a CDS encoding transporter substrate-binding domain-containing protein, translated as MPSRLKVCLIQLTAGLCVSTSLFGAPGNENYTLLSRSKVGALEVRLDDSQRQWITQKNQLTLGTSAPDYPPFDLTTSGRDYEGFTADYAGLLEKVTGLPVTVQRFDSRGAAITALENGEVDLLGTANGFEAGNADIALSIPYAVDQPVLVTREGETRSLTDGLAGLRLSMVYHYLPLAEVKALYPKAIITSYPSYQNAINAVAFDQADVFLGDTISTHYMINKGYLNNIRMANFGKHEAFGFSFAVNRNNPELLGIINAMITAIPSSERENIAKRWSAGSDILLTDQKLQLTEREERWLSHHPIVRVVVNEAFAPLTFFDSNGNFRGVTADLLELIRLRTGMRFDIRSSRSDDEMIKQIKDNKVDVIAALLPSAQRQTQLNFTRPFLENSYVLLTRKAADSPTNLAQLQDKRLAIARGNPLMDYLRREFPRIKLIETPDTFSAVELLAEGQAEGAVNSLVIANYFISSRLFEHTLQISTTIGTEQAAFSLATARGAKELNAILDKALLSISPEELGIINSRWRGYSASSQSTWRNYQRLFYQIVIGAGVLLLISVAWNDYMRRQIKQRKAAERALNDQFEFMRSLVNGTPHPIYVRDRQGLLQSCNDSYLQAFCARREDVIGKSVMQGSMSNVFEAREYQADYHRVVAEGRPLIVDRELHIGGRRLTIYHWILPYRDSSAKVQGIIGGWIDISERRQLLDDLRCAKERADNANRAKSTFLATMSHEIRTPMNAIIGMLELTLKRLDHQHPERAAIDVAYNSAKGLLELIGDILDIARIESGRLSLSPERVNPGELVTSVVRIFEGLARQKELELVLEFSSANLTFDVLLDPLRFKQLLSNLISNAIKFTEQGQVRVIVDLHPATQPEHVHMLVQVHDSGIGISEQDQQRLFEPFAQADHAMQSARGGAGLGLVISRNLCEMMGGSLQLRSEPGIGTRVEVLLQLETLPLQPPAQLVETQVVVATTPLNVLVVDDHSANRLLTCQQLEFLGHRFAVAADGQEGLEAWKDQPFDLVIADCNMPVMNGYELARAIRRHERELHRPPCTVLGFTANAQPEEIQRCKQAGMDDCLFKPLSLGALSQWVQGIEPAHATPAFSLHGLKLLTGGNPMLNRRLLNELVNSNRQDLPTLLSLSSSGDTQALRDIAHKIKGAARIVQASRLIDCCEALEAACHEDFDREKVAGCCKSMERAMLELEDALLRQIEHYDEGKMPEP; from the coding sequence ATGCCCAGCCGTTTGAAGGTCTGTCTGATTCAACTGACCGCAGGTCTATGCGTGAGCACCTCGTTGTTCGGGGCACCGGGCAATGAAAACTACACGCTGCTCAGCCGCTCGAAGGTCGGGGCGCTGGAGGTTCGGCTGGATGACTCCCAGCGACAATGGATAACACAAAAAAATCAACTGACGCTCGGTACGTCGGCCCCGGACTATCCCCCATTCGACCTGACCACCAGTGGTCGGGACTATGAAGGGTTTACCGCCGATTACGCCGGTCTCCTGGAAAAAGTAACCGGTCTGCCCGTCACGGTTCAGCGTTTCGATTCCCGAGGGGCCGCGATCACTGCGCTGGAGAACGGCGAAGTCGATCTGCTGGGCACCGCCAATGGATTCGAAGCTGGCAATGCCGACATTGCCCTGTCCATCCCCTATGCCGTCGACCAACCCGTCTTGGTGACCCGCGAAGGGGAAACCCGATCCCTCACCGATGGCCTGGCCGGATTGCGCCTGAGCATGGTGTATCACTACTTGCCGCTGGCGGAAGTCAAGGCGTTGTACCCGAAGGCGATCATCACCTCCTATCCGTCCTACCAGAACGCGATCAATGCCGTTGCTTTCGATCAGGCGGACGTGTTTCTCGGCGACACCATTTCAACTCACTACATGATCAACAAGGGGTACCTGAACAACATCCGCATGGCCAACTTCGGCAAACATGAAGCCTTTGGTTTCAGCTTCGCCGTCAACCGGAACAACCCCGAGCTGCTCGGCATCATCAACGCGATGATCACGGCCATCCCCTCCAGCGAACGGGAAAACATCGCCAAACGCTGGAGCGCCGGCAGCGACATTCTGCTGACCGATCAAAAGCTGCAACTCACCGAGCGGGAAGAACGCTGGCTGAGCCACCACCCGATTGTGCGTGTTGTCGTCAACGAAGCCTTTGCGCCACTGACGTTTTTCGATAGCAATGGCAATTTTCGCGGAGTCACCGCGGATTTGCTTGAGCTGATCAGGCTGCGTACCGGCATGCGCTTTGATATCCGGAGCAGTCGAAGCGATGACGAGATGATCAAACAGATCAAGGACAACAAGGTAGATGTGATCGCCGCGTTGCTCCCCAGCGCCCAACGTCAAACCCAGCTGAACTTTACCCGCCCCTTTCTGGAAAATTCCTACGTCCTGCTGACCCGCAAAGCCGCCGACAGCCCGACCAACCTCGCGCAGTTACAGGACAAGCGCCTGGCCATTGCCCGCGGCAATCCACTCATGGATTACCTGCGCAGAGAGTTTCCCCGGATCAAGCTGATCGAAACCCCGGACACCTTCAGCGCCGTAGAACTACTCGCCGAAGGCCAGGCAGAGGGCGCGGTGAACTCACTGGTCATTGCCAATTACTTCATTTCCTCGCGGCTGTTCGAGCACACATTGCAAATCAGCACCACCATCGGCACCGAGCAGGCGGCGTTTTCCCTTGCCACCGCTCGGGGCGCCAAAGAGCTGAACGCCATTCTCGACAAGGCGCTGCTGAGCATCTCGCCGGAAGAACTGGGCATCATCAACAGTCGCTGGCGCGGCTATTCGGCGTCCTCGCAAAGCACCTGGCGCAACTATCAAAGACTGTTCTACCAAATCGTCATCGGTGCCGGCGTGCTGTTGCTGATCTCCGTTGCGTGGAACGACTACATGCGACGCCAGATCAAGCAGCGCAAGGCCGCCGAGCGTGCGCTGAACGATCAGTTCGAGTTCATGCGATCGCTGGTCAATGGCACGCCCCATCCGATCTACGTACGTGATCGCCAGGGGCTGCTGCAAAGTTGCAACGACAGTTACCTGCAAGCGTTCTGCGCCCGCCGTGAAGATGTCATCGGCAAAAGCGTCATGCAGGGATCGATGAGCAATGTGTTCGAAGCCCGGGAGTACCAGGCCGACTACCATCGCGTGGTGGCCGAGGGCAGACCGTTGATCGTCGATCGCGAGCTGCACATTGGTGGCCGGAGGCTGACGATCTACCACTGGATTCTTCCCTATCGGGATTCCAGCGCAAAAGTGCAAGGCATTATCGGTGGCTGGATCGACATCAGCGAGCGGCGGCAACTGCTCGATGACCTGCGTTGCGCGAAAGAACGCGCCGATAACGCCAACCGGGCCAAAAGCACGTTTCTGGCCACAATGAGCCATGAGATCCGCACGCCGATGAATGCAATCATCGGCATGCTTGAACTGACACTCAAGCGTCTTGATCATCAGCACCCGGAGCGTGCGGCCATCGATGTCGCGTACAACTCGGCGAAAGGATTACTGGAATTGATCGGCGATATTCTCGACATCGCCAGAATCGAATCAGGACGCTTGAGCCTGAGCCCTGAGCGGGTCAATCCGGGTGAACTGGTGACCTCGGTGGTGCGAATTTTCGAAGGCCTGGCCCGACAGAAGGAACTCGAGCTGGTGCTGGAGTTTTCATCGGCGAACCTGACCTTCGATGTGTTGCTGGACCCATTGCGCTTCAAGCAGTTGCTGTCCAACCTGATCAGCAATGCCATCAAGTTTACCGAGCAAGGCCAGGTCCGGGTCATTGTCGACCTGCACCCGGCAACGCAACCTGAGCATGTACACATGCTGGTGCAGGTTCACGACAGTGGTATCGGGATCAGCGAGCAGGATCAACAGCGCCTGTTCGAACCCTTCGCTCAGGCCGACCACGCCATGCAATCGGCCAGGGGAGGCGCAGGGCTGGGGCTGGTGATCAGCCGCAATCTCTGCGAGATGATGGGCGGCAGTCTGCAATTGCGTAGCGAGCCGGGCATCGGCACCCGCGTGGAGGTGCTGCTGCAGCTGGAAACATTGCCGCTGCAACCGCCAGCCCAATTGGTCGAAACCCAAGTTGTCGTCGCCACAACCCCATTGAATGTTCTGGTCGTCGACGATCACTCGGCCAATCGATTGCTCACGTGCCAGCAACTGGAATTTCTCGGGCATCGATTTGCCGTCGCGGCCGATGGTCAGGAGGGATTGGAGGCGTGGAAAGACCAGCCTTTTGATCTGGTGATCGCCGATTGCAACATGCCGGTCATGAACGGTTATGAGCTGGCCCGCGCCATTCGCCGGCATGAGCGAGAACTCCATCGTCCTCCTTGCACCGTTCTCGGTTTTACCGCCAACGCCCAACCGGAAGAGATACAACGCTGCAAACAGGCCGGAATGGACGACTGCCTGTTCAAACCCCTCAGCCTCGGGGCCTTGAGTCAATGGGTGCAAGGCATTGAACCAGCCCATGCAACCCCGGCGTTCAGCCTTCACGGGTTGAAACTGCTGACCGGGGGCAACCCGATGTTGAACCGACGATTGCTGAACGAACTGGTAAACAGTAACCGCCAGGATCTGCCAACGCTGTTGTCGTTATCCAGCTCCGGGGATACGCAGGCGCTGCGGGACATTGCCCACAAAATCAAAGGCGCAGCCCGGATAGTACAGGCCTCCCGCCTGATCGACTGCTGCGAGGCACTCGAAGCCGCCTGCCATGAGGATTTCGATCGCGAAAAAGTGGCCGGATGCTGCAAATCCATGGAGCGCGCCATGCTCGAACTGGAGGACGCGTTGCTACGTCAGATCGAACATTACGACGAAGGCAAAATGCCAGAGCCTTAA
- a CDS encoding HD domain-containing phosphohydrolase — protein MPDPLRTDPRRFPLHVHISVMFTFLLLLTGAVLGLFNYRQNTQIILSSSEKLFNRIEQDVRLDLHATYDPIRHLLSLLALNPAGQSQDLEQRLALLEPFSQSLEDHPNLASLYLGYDNGDFFMVRPLRTPEVKALVKAPDTAVYQVWSIEHGSSGQAHSQSLFFDRNLTLVSRQDNLHDMYDPRNRAWFSSARGDKDQVTTEPYIFFSTHNIGTTLARRSGDKAILAADLTLAELSATLAKHVVTPNTEIVLFDAEGNAIAYPDSRRLIIDDQTSRLIKAADLSPSLGALLNSPPQGSRLNASGRQWIVARSSMQEGGPQGLQLALLVPEDELLVDAYRMRWQGALITLATLLLCVPLGWLTSRILVKPLRALVQEADAIRSFDFNFPLSRRSPVLEVDQLSVSMARMKDTLASFFQITDSLSAETRFAPLLERVLFETVKIGQAQAGLIYLREGDGEHMEPHGLVINNTAENLQAFDIRGHSLKNPQSPPWLSQLANVDTVVINLGFEQAGDLQKILLALKSPRVHLIGIRLHNRHNETVGLLVLLLADSGEQSDLDKLRPYRIAFLQAVSGAAAVCIESQRLQARQKQLLDAFIQLLAGAIDAKSPYTGGHCQRVPELTLMLARAAAASQEPAFSAYQPTEDEWEALHIAAWLHDCGKVTTPEYVVDKATKLETLSDRIHEVRTRFEVLKRDAWISYWQAIALGGDEQALTELRNASLAGLDDDFAFVARCNLGGEAMADADLQRLRHLAERTWTRTLDDRLGVSWEENRRQARTPAPTLPVSEPLLADKPEHLFERSENEVIAQDNPLGFKLDVPPHKYNRGELYNLSIVRGTLTSEERYVINNHIVQTILMLNHLPFPEHLRNVAEIAGGHHEKMDGTGYPKRLKREEMSLPARMMAIADIFEALTAADRPYKKAKNLNEALGIMAFMCRDAHIDPELFGLFIKAQIYLQYAKRFLDPGQIDAVDASGLLAKAGLAS, from the coding sequence ATGCCTGACCCACTGCGCACGGATCCACGAAGGTTTCCGCTGCATGTCCATATCAGCGTGATGTTCACCTTTTTATTGTTGCTGACCGGAGCGGTGCTGGGGCTTTTCAACTACCGGCAAAACACACAAATCATACTGTCCAGCAGCGAAAAACTCTTCAACCGCATCGAGCAGGATGTCCGGCTGGACCTGCACGCGACCTATGACCCCATTCGTCATCTGTTGAGCCTGCTGGCACTCAATCCGGCAGGCCAGTCCCAAGATCTGGAACAGCGCCTGGCACTGCTCGAACCGTTCAGCCAGTCACTCGAGGACCACCCCAACCTGGCTTCGCTGTACCTGGGCTACGACAATGGTGACTTTTTCATGGTCCGCCCGCTGCGCACCCCAGAGGTCAAAGCCCTGGTCAAGGCACCGGACACGGCGGTTTACCAGGTCTGGAGCATCGAGCACGGCAGCAGCGGCCAGGCCCATTCCCAGTCGTTGTTTTTCGACCGAAACCTGACACTTGTCAGCCGTCAGGACAACCTGCACGACATGTACGACCCACGCAACCGCGCCTGGTTCAGCAGCGCCCGCGGCGACAAGGACCAGGTCACGACCGAACCCTATATCTTCTTTTCCACCCACAACATCGGCACGACGCTGGCACGACGCAGCGGCGACAAGGCAATCCTGGCCGCTGACCTGACCCTGGCCGAACTCAGCGCGACTCTGGCCAAGCACGTCGTGACTCCCAATACCGAAATCGTGCTGTTCGATGCCGAAGGCAATGCCATTGCCTACCCCGACAGCCGCAGGCTGATCATCGATGATCAGACGTCCCGCCTGATCAAGGCGGCGGACCTGAGCCCCAGCCTGGGTGCGTTGCTCAACAGCCCCCCTCAGGGCAGTCGTCTGAACGCGAGCGGCCGGCAGTGGATCGTGGCCCGAAGCAGCATGCAGGAAGGCGGCCCCCAAGGCCTGCAACTGGCGCTGCTGGTTCCGGAAGACGAGTTGCTCGTCGACGCGTACCGGATGCGCTGGCAAGGTGCGCTCATTACCTTGGCAACCCTGTTGTTATGCGTGCCGCTGGGTTGGCTGACGTCAAGAATTCTGGTCAAACCCTTGCGCGCCCTGGTGCAGGAGGCCGATGCGATTCGCAGTTTCGATTTCAATTTTCCGCTTTCCCGTCGCTCGCCGGTACTCGAAGTCGATCAGTTGAGTGTGTCGATGGCACGGATGAAAGACACCCTGGCGAGCTTCTTCCAGATCACTGACAGCCTCAGCGCCGAAACCCGTTTCGCCCCGCTGCTGGAACGGGTGTTGTTTGAAACGGTGAAAATCGGTCAGGCCCAGGCCGGCCTGATCTATCTGCGCGAAGGTGATGGCGAGCACATGGAACCCCACGGACTGGTGATCAACAACACCGCCGAAAACCTGCAAGCCTTCGACATCCGCGGACACTCGCTCAAGAACCCGCAAAGCCCCCCATGGCTGAGCCAGTTGGCCAACGTCGACACTGTCGTCATCAACCTGGGATTCGAGCAGGCAGGTGATCTGCAGAAAATCCTGCTCGCGCTGAAAAGCCCCCGGGTCCATCTGATCGGGATCCGCCTGCACAATCGCCACAACGAAACAGTGGGTCTGCTGGTGTTGCTGTTGGCCGACAGCGGCGAGCAGAGCGATCTGGACAAACTGCGGCCGTACCGCATCGCGTTTCTCCAGGCGGTGTCCGGCGCGGCTGCCGTGTGCATCGAGAGCCAGCGCCTGCAAGCCCGGCAAAAACAGCTGCTGGACGCCTTCATTCAACTGCTGGCCGGCGCCATCGACGCCAAAAGCCCCTACACCGGCGGCCATTGCCAGCGCGTACCGGAACTGACCCTGATGCTTGCCCGGGCGGCGGCAGCCAGCCAGGAGCCCGCCTTCAGCGCCTATCAGCCGACCGAAGATGAATGGGAGGCACTGCACATCGCCGCCTGGCTGCACGATTGCGGTAAGGTCACCACGCCGGAATACGTCGTCGACAAAGCGACGAAACTGGAAACCCTGTCCGATCGCATCCACGAAGTCCGTACCCGCTTCGAGGTACTCAAACGCGATGCCTGGATCAGCTACTGGCAGGCCATTGCCCTGGGCGGTGACGAGCAAGCGCTGACGGAACTGCGCAATGCCAGCCTGGCCGGTCTGGATGATGATTTCGCCTTCGTGGCCCGCTGCAACCTCGGTGGCGAAGCCATGGCCGACGCTGACCTGCAACGCCTGCGCCACCTGGCTGAACGCACCTGGACGCGGACCCTGGATGACCGGCTGGGCGTGTCCTGGGAAGAAAACCGGCGTCAGGCCCGAACGCCCGCCCCCACCCTGCCCGTCAGCGAACCCTTACTGGCGGACAAACCCGAGCACCTGTTCGAACGCAGCGAAAACGAAGTGATAGCGCAAGACAATCCCCTGGGCTTCAAGCTCGACGTTCCGCCCCACAAATACAACCGGGGCGAGCTGTACAACCTGAGCATTGTCCGGGGCACCCTGACGAGCGAGGAGCGTTATGTCATCAATAACCACATCGTTCAGACGATCCTGATGCTCAACCATCTGCCGTTTCCCGAGCACTTGCGCAACGTCGCGGAAATAGCAGGCGGGCACCATGAAAAAATGGACGGCACCGGATATCCGAAACGCTTGAAGCGAGAAGAAATGAGCCTGCCGGCGCGGATGATGGCGATTGCCGATATTTTCGAAGCCTTGACGGCCGCCGACCGCCCCTACAAAAAAGCCAAGAACTTGAACGAGGCGCTGGGCATCATGGCGTTCATGTGCCGTGATGCCCACATCGACCCGGAGCTGTTCGGGCTGTTCATCAAGGCACAGATCTATTTGCAGTACGCCAAGCGCTTCCTCGACCCCGGGCAGATCGATGCGGTGGACGCCTCAGGCCTGCTGGCCAAGGCCGGCCTGGCGTCTTGA
- a CDS encoding GAF domain-containing protein, whose protein sequence is MIDLQKSGQGLEGYGMLHAQLESLLADERDFIANAAQFSAFLFNQLDDLNWAGFYLNRNEELVLGPFQGQIACVRIPFGRGVCGAAAATLQTQRVEDVHAFPGHIACDSASNSELVVPLVKDGQLIGVLDLDSPKLARFTAQDQAGIEQLAAIFLRLTDC, encoded by the coding sequence ATGATCGATTTACAAAAGAGCGGCCAGGGCCTCGAAGGCTACGGCATGCTGCACGCGCAGCTGGAATCATTGCTGGCGGACGAGCGGGATTTCATCGCCAATGCCGCACAGTTCTCGGCGTTTCTATTCAACCAGCTCGATGACTTGAATTGGGCCGGTTTCTACCTCAACCGTAATGAAGAACTGGTGCTGGGCCCGTTTCAGGGCCAGATCGCTTGCGTGCGGATTCCGTTCGGTCGTGGCGTTTGCGGGGCGGCGGCAGCTACCTTGCAGACTCAACGAGTCGAAGATGTGCATGCGTTCCCCGGTCACATTGCTTGCGACAGCGCCTCGAACAGCGAATTGGTGGTGCCGCTGGTCAAGGACGGTCAATTGATCGGCGTGCTCGACCTCGACAGTCCGAAGCTCGCGCGTTTCACCGCGCAGGACCAGGCCGGGATTGAACAGCTGGCGGCGATTTTCCTGCGCCTGACCGACTGCTGA
- a CDS encoding ATP-binding protein: MDSRLNAFLERADAVLARIEPLLPAPRPAIDWTQCLAARWQRESRGGYLMPLEVSLDMRLSDLIGVDRQVEQLGRNTRQFLDGMPANHALLWGSRGTGKSSLVRALLAEHAQAGLRLIEIERDHLADLPRVVEQIGKLPQRFVLFCDDLSFESGEGDYRVLKSVLDGSLEQAPDNVLLYATSNRRHLVPEKESDNENWKRVDGELHPSEAVEDKIALSDRFGLWLSFYPFTQEHFLDVVEHWIGQLAGKAGLAWQRTEELDILAVRWATGRGNRNGRCAYQFARYWVGLKLLEHKA, from the coding sequence GTGGATTCCCGATTGAATGCTTTTCTTGAACGCGCCGATGCCGTTCTGGCCCGTATCGAGCCGTTGCTGCCGGCCCCCCGCCCCGCCATCGACTGGACGCAATGCCTGGCCGCGCGCTGGCAGCGTGAGTCGCGCGGCGGTTATCTGATGCCGCTGGAGGTCAGCCTCGACATGCGTTTGTCAGACCTGATCGGCGTCGACCGGCAAGTCGAGCAGCTTGGGCGCAATACCCGACAGTTCCTCGACGGCATGCCGGCCAACCACGCCTTGCTGTGGGGTTCGCGCGGCACCGGCAAGTCGTCGCTGGTGCGCGCCTTGCTGGCTGAGCACGCTCAAGCCGGTTTGCGCTTGATCGAGATTGAGCGTGATCACCTTGCAGACCTGCCGCGAGTGGTCGAACAGATCGGCAAACTGCCTCAGCGTTTCGTGCTGTTTTGCGATGACCTTTCGTTCGAGTCGGGCGAGGGGGATTACCGGGTGCTCAAGAGCGTTCTCGATGGCTCACTGGAACAGGCGCCGGACAACGTTTTGCTGTACGCCACCTCCAACCGTCGCCACCTGGTACCGGAAAAGGAAAGTGACAACGAAAACTGGAAACGGGTCGACGGCGAACTGCATCCGAGCGAGGCGGTGGAAGACAAGATCGCGCTGTCGGACCGTTTCGGTTTGTGGCTGTCGTTCTATCCGTTTACCCAGGAACACTTCCTCGACGTCGTCGAACACTGGATCGGCCAGTTGGCCGGCAAGGCCGGACTGGCCTGGCAGCGCACCGAAGAACTGGACATCCTGGCGGTACGCTGGGCCACCGGTCGAGGCAATCGCAATGGGCGTTGCGCCTATCAATTTGCTCGTTATTGGGTCGGGCTGAAACTGTTGGAGCACAAGGCATGA